A segment of the Oncorhynchus tshawytscha isolate Ot180627B linkage group LG19, Otsh_v2.0, whole genome shotgun sequence genome:
CTCAGTAATTCATAACTTTTTGACATATGGgtgaagtatttatttattttcagcaTCAGACCTGCCCTAATCTCATTTGAAACTTTTATGTTTCATAGGCGAAagtacacattctgttaacatctgattccaaagtgatctgttcttgcaatttgtagtctatgacattaGATTTAGATGTGATAATttagtagtttggatgtagtgaactactttttctaACTATCCttagttaagtaaactatattCTTCTTgagggtagctttagtgtagccTACCTtgttccagtgtgaagtaattggtagtttAGTAAACTATATTCTTCTTgagggtagctttagtgtagcttacCTTGTTCCAGTGTGTAGTttagtaaactatattttcagagtagcttccccaacactggtgAATGGTGATCAGCGTTTTTCTCCACTACATCACTGATAGTTACACTCTATAAAGAAACTCtgggggagaatctcaattgcatattCCTCACGATCTCTCTCCACACCACCTCAAAGCCAGAGGTCCCCCCAActggttttgagaaggaggcaaggaAAGAGGACGCGAGGAGTATGAAATTGAGATTCTCCCTATAAACACTGTCATATAGCCTACATAGAGCTAGCCCAAAGGTCGGCAGATGGTGATGTTGAGTTGTTTCATCTTACCTTCAAAGGGAATGTGTGCAGCTGGCTAATCACTCGTATTCCTGTGGACCGGTTTCTATATTAAGGCTGCAAAGGCGTCGGTTTCCTCCTTAactcaatttaattcattttaaaaacGGGGAAAATATGCATACTTTCTTTATGAAGCACCATGCTTCACGGACTATCAgaccagaggagaaaaaaaatggaCTGCTGCAACCTGATTGGCTGAACACGCTATGCAACATTGTCACGCCCtaaccttagagagccttttaatgtctctatttggtttggtcagggtgtgatttggggtgggcattctatgttttgtttttctatggttttgtatttctatgttttggccgggtatggttctcaaacagGGACAGCTGTTTatcttgtctctgattgggaaccatacttaggtagccctttttccctcctttctttgtgggaagctgactttgtttatggcacatagcctttagcttcacggtttgtttggtagtgtttattgttttgttgggcGTCTTTTCTATTAAAGAGAACatgtacgctcaccacactgcaccttgctCCTCTTCAATCAACAGCCGTGACAAACATTTGGGACTAGCATTAGCCACTCTAGAATGGTGGTGGAAAGTGGTGCTTCATAAAGAAAGTATGCATATTTTCCCTCACCATTAAATGTAGTTAAGGAGGAAACAGATGCCTTTACAGCctgaatggagaaaaaaaatgtgttgtaCGAACTGGTCCACGGGAGATACGAGTGTATAGCCGGCTGCATACCTTCCCTCAATATTGCTATCAGCCAGGCCTTTAGGCTAACATAGAACCTACATACCATCAAAATAGTAAAGCTTTATTTACTCCTAACCCCCCACAAATAAAGCTACAACAAATGCCACAAATTAGATGTCAACATTCTTACTATTAACAAACAAAGCAACCCTTGGTTTGATTCAGTAGGACAACAACATGCTTTATTCAGCCATCCAATTGGAGCTCACCTTGTCCACTATGACTGAGCTCTTAGAGTCCatcgctatgggagtaccctgcaGGAACTCTGAGTTAGGGATcacacctggagggagggagatacaggaaagagagagaaaggagatggagagaggaaagtaTGAGATGTACAAAGAAAATAAAGTCTTTATAGTTCAGATTTGCCATACAGTAGTAGGTCTTTATGAGGTTGTGTAGTATACTGAATTTAAAGTGTAATAATTGTCCTGTGTTGTACATACCTATGCCAACTATTAAAACATCAGCAGGAATGACTGTCCCACTCTTCAGCACAACCTCTTTTACCtgcacagagacaaacacattATATTCTCATTGAATAACCCAACACAGCTATACAACTATAATGGGATTGTCTTCATGTTACCAGGACACGGACACAGCTAGGTCTCTCTACTGTACCTTTCCGTTCTCTCCGCGGACCTCTGACACATTGTCATTCATATAAAACGCCACATCCTTCTCTGCAAGCATCTGTCAACACAACACaaggaggggatgagaggtgagaggggtgaggaggcaGAAAGGAAGATGACTTCTAAGTAGTTTTAAATGCAGCTTAGTTATACATTGGAAGCTTAAATAAAAGGAGGGTTCGGAgcgccctctcctgtctctcaccaTCATGGTGACCTTGCCAATCTCAGGGCCCAAGGTCTTCTGGTAGGGTAGCTCACTGCTGCCAATCACTGTGATGCTGGAGGCCTTGTCTGTCATATAGGATGCCACCTCCATGcctaaacacaacacacagccagggaaatACACAGATCAGGGCTATTcgtagtgtagtgcactacttttgaccagagtcacacaaagacagaggtctggacaaaagtagtgcactactattgttGGGGCATAAAGTGTCAatttgagactgaatgagacaaTGTACCAACGAAGGATGTCCCCACGATCACGATATGACAGCCCATACAGGCAACATGTATCTGCCTTGCATCCTCTGGTGtctccagcatctttacattcTCCAGGTCTTTACCTGGACACTCCAGACCCTTCGCTCTACACAACAGAATTAGAATGGATCAGAACACAGAATTAGAATAAGTAGAATGGACATTCCTATTCCCATTCTCTAACTACTGCTGTGTTCTGGGGTGGGTGGAATGGTGACCATTTTGGGGTTAGTGTTCTCTGCATGCAtgcgtgttagtgtgtgtgtgtgtgtttgtgtgtgtgtgtttgtgtgagtatgtacacacctGCAGCCTGTGGATATGAGGAGCTGGTCGTAGCTCTGGACTGAACCGTCATCAAATGTTACTTTCTTCTTCTCTGTGTCCAACGACATGGCCTGCCATGACAATAACACAGAACTTGAGAAGGCTTCTGAGAGCTTGCAAACAACCAAGCAATGGCCATAAATATAGTGCACTCATATGCTGTAAATACAGGCAGATATACTACAGGTTAATGAGCACAAAAGAGAAAACATAGTGAGAGAGAGCCATGTTATCTAAATTAACCCTTTGAGGTCATCTGTTCGAATAGTAGAATTCCAATAGAATCTTGAGAATAATTTGTTCAAGAAACTCATCCTTCCTAAATTAACGCAAGAGAAAGTAAAGGCCAGGAGAATGAGGACTATGTATAAtattgtataatgtatataatatgtttaatgtaataatatataaataaagctATATTGTATCCACCTCTTTGCGGAGCCACACCTCGATGTCGTGTTTATGGAAGAACTCCATCCTCCTCAGCAAAATGCTGTCATCCTCCACATTCATTACCTGGGGGGGTACAATGATGTGTTACTCGAACCCAACTAAGTGACGGTTAGAaagaataaaaacatattttaggactatttttttacattttaaaagtcCAGAATGAGTTACCCAtctattcaattttttttttatagatcTATAGGGCTTGACCTCCCCTCTGACCCCATGACCTTTGCCCCTACCAGAATAGAAACATAAGGTAAGGATTTGGGAGGGTAAGCTCTAGGGTTGTAGAGTTCTGGTTATGCTCCCAGGTTattcagaaatcctggttggttGATGCCCAGAaggttttatttaactaggcatgtcagttaagaacaaattcttatttacaatgactgcctaccccagacgacgctgggccaattgtgcaccgccctatgggactcccaatcacagccagatgtgaggcagcctggattcaaaccagagactacagtgacgcctcttgcactgagatgcagtgctttataCCGTTGTGCTACTCAGGAGCCCAGAATAAGAAGGGAATGAGCAGGAAATCTGGAATCCTACaaacaggatttctggaaaaacctgggaattttgcagAAGATACAGAATTTGGGTAATTTACCTTGCTGAGTCGTGTTTTGTCATAGGGCAGAAGGTTGTCCCTCGTTACCATGATGATTCTGCCTCCAAAGTTCTCCTGTCTCAGAGTTTCCGCACACACTAACGACGCAGACCCTGCgcttacagagaaagagagcacacCATCACGCACACTCACGCAAGCAACCACATACACACAAGGCacttgtgcacacacacgcacactgagcCCCAGTATCCCGTTCTCACCTCCCCCGAGCAGTAGGATGGTGTGGATGACACCTTCTACTCTGGATCCCATACTCTTTATTCGTTTGGTCTGTCTCGCTgcctacacacaaacaccacatgaCATAGAGTGACATAAAGAATTCATAACTGCTTTATGATCCATCTATAACTAACTCAAATAGTTTTTCAGCTCTTACTGTTTCTGTATAACATGGTTAAGGCAACAGTAACAGTAAATCAAAACCAAATTGAGAGCTTCAGCTTAACAGCAAATGCAGCATGTTGTAATATTCTGCCATTTAATAAAAGCAATGCGATTTTTAAAAGTGATGCTTACCTTTTTGTTTACGGACACATACACTTTGTTGTTTTCGACTTTCACCTGAAAAATATATCAAACAAAGTCAATCAAAGCCTGTCTtcttgcctgcctgtctgtctgtttgttagaCCCACCTTGTGGCAGACAGTCCTTGCCAGGGTATTCCTCAAGGTTTCTCTTTCTATatttctcccttcccctctcctacctccctctccctccctgccaccctctccctccctaccgtGTGACAGGGTAGACAGTCCATGCCAGGGTATTCCTCCAGGTCTCCTGTCTGGATGTTGAAGCAGGCACCGTGCCACGGGCATCGCACCCTGTGCCCTGATagaacccctacacacacacgcgcacacacacatgcacacacaatacACTATTATAACAGCCAATACATTGTGTACAGTACATGACTTGGAAAACATGCActcacagggacacacacacacactgactgtactTCCTCACCTTTGCTCAAGGGAGCTCCGTAGTGTGTACACTGGTTGCCGATGGCGCTGTATATGCCTTCACTCCGTACCAACAGAACATTGTGAagtcccacctccacctccatcatcctgcacacacacaaacgaatGTGTGTACAACGTGTActgatctgtctctctgtgctttctGACCCATGTTTTCTCtatctccatcctctcttccctcctactaACTGAATAGGGTGTGATGAAACTTGGATCCTTAAATTTAAGAAAATACCCAAACATTTGAATCACAAAACAtattatttttttgtgttatAGCCTAACTAGGCGATAGGCTATAAAGGCCTGGGGAAAGTTGTGTAAAGGTAATTCATCGTTATGATGTAGATGGTAAACAGCATAGTAggtcaatttccgcaacaactTAGAGCACTTAAGCGCGAGGCTCAACTTCTCCATTATCTGGGTGCCTGGCTACCACGCTGTGAACAGAACCTGTGAACAGAACACGTGCACATGCATTGTGTGTGACGTTTGTTTTGTGTCATTTTAGCAGTAGCTCTttttccagagcgacttacaggagcaattagggttaagtttcttgctcaagggcacatcgacagctTTCACCTAATCATcgcagggatttgaaccagcaacctttcagttactaacCCAATCGCTTAACTGCTTGCCTATCACCCAGTTTTTCATCTAGCTCCTCTTAGTatcctagcctattcattgatgataGGCCCGGCTTTACTGAAGTTGAGAGACATTGCAAGCTTAGAAATGTTGGGGTACAGCATTCCATTGTGAGAAACAGCTTTTGATTGCCGATTTAATAGGCCTAGTTCGCAGTTCTGACTTTGTCTTCCTGGTGGCCCCCCTGCCTATactgtgcccctcccctctctctctgtctctccatgcgTGTGTTTGTGATGTCGGAAGTATGGCAACTAATCAGTCCCATCTGTTCCAAAAATACTGAATCATAGGAGTCCATTCTTAGCGGAATAAGAATCTTGACACTCATAAATGGGAGTCGAGGAATCAATTATTTTGTAGTCGACTCTCCACCACTACGTCATCATCGTTAACAGGTGGAAAGAAGTCCTGTTTGAGAATACTTTGAGAAGTTAAATAAGAAAGGAAATTATGGTTTAaacgttatttaaaaaaaatatgccaCATCCCTATTACTGACCATTCTGTTGTTCTGATTCCAGACACACCATctgtcttatatatatatatatatctcttcccccccctctcccctctctttcttactGTCCGTCCTTTAGTTCTGACTCCAGACACACCACCTCTGTCAGCTCTTCAGAAGCTTCGTCTGGGTCGACGTCCAGCAACTCGCTACAATCTGTGattacaccccccccacacacacgcgcacacgcgcgcacacacacacacacacacacacacaaaggagttTTAGAAGTTGTTGACCcattctttgtgtgtgtatgaaggGTGACTCACATAAGAGGACAAAAGACATCTGGGTTTATTGTCAACTCTGTCCTCTCCATAAACTGCTCATGAAAGTAAGATAACCAAATATTCAAGAAGAAAACGTATCAGGTGTGCTTGTACAAACATCTTATTTCCTATAAAAAAAGTGGTTAACTTATTTAAAAATGTACCCAAGGATGTTGTAGGTGTGTGAGTAAGTATGTCATTCTCTCATAGTTTCTAAAACACATGAACATGGTGTATAACACAGCGAGATTACAATTTACAGTAGAGCAGAATGGGCAATCCACCTGCCTGCAACATCACAGGAGAATTACGCAACGCATGAGAGAGAGCCTTTACAATGTGCTGGATGATTTGACAGGTGAGTCGTGAGCGGACTTTTACGCACCAGTCTAGCCTACTCATTCAACCATTACTAAATCTTTTTTTAACACAAAAAACGGTACTCACGTGGCCTTCCAGACATCCCGTTGATTCTACAGTAATTACAGACGTTCCTCAATAGTCCTCAACGAACATGTGACAAGAATTCAAGTTTGTTTTATAAAAGTGTCTGGAGGCAGTCTTTGCATTAGCTGAAAGCACCTATCGCGATGGGACAATAGTCCGTTTCCTCTGCAACCAAACCTGCTCCAACCCTCATCCCTCGGCCCCTCGATGATTTGACAGGTCGGTAAAAGTGCAGGAAAAGTTGAGGAGCACTGAAAATATTGCACAAAAAATAACTGTATTTTAACAATCTAAAGTGAATAACTGGATGTAGATCCGGTAATGTTTGATTTTGCTTAGAGTTTTGTCGTTAGTCGTTATTGTTGAAGAGAAGAGCAAGCCTTTCTGTGTGACACAACAGCAGCATAGAGAAAGGCTGACGAGGCACTATAACGTTCACAATGAATGAGTAAGAATGCACAACTTGCGTAAACCTTTGGGTTGCTCATTCATTCAAATCATCGTTACAAAATCAATGTTTTAGCATCATGTTGGTTGAGGCCAATGGCCAtaatgaaattgtttttttgttgtgaaaATTTGTTTCATTGCCAATTACAAATGGGAAATAATTTGTTGTGAGAGCGGGCCACATAAACTCATGTAACCCAATATTGCAAGCTTTGATATTGCAAAAATGTGAAATACAAATAGTAAATTGTCTGCCCCACATACATGAAAAACAAAACAGCCTTAGAATATATTAAAGCATTTTGGAGATATaaacctgtaaccacacagatacAATAGGCATATATATCAACTTTGAATATTTATGATGAAGTTGACTCTTTGGTAACTGTTCAATAGACAACTTTCCAAGTCAAATGTGCTCTAATTCAGTGCTGTATGGCCTGCCTGACAAAATGCATAAAGTTACACGTTTTATGATGTTGTGGCTACGGGAATCGGCTCTAAGGCAAGTGATCTCAGACTCTGAAAACTGTCATGTTTTCCAGTTAACTGTTCCTCTGTGGATTCTATATGTTCAGCCCCTACACTTGCAATTACGTTAGAGGCCACTCCTAGACTTGACTCCAAATCCAATTTGGTATCCAAAATCCAATATGGCTTCCACAATACCATTAAATGGTGTTTTAATCACCTGTAGAAGTACACGTTTTAAATTAGATACTTTTTTTCCAGATTTGTGTACCGCACTTATGACCTGTACTCAACACTATTTTTGTGTACTTCAACTGTGTTATAAATCTAATATGCCCATCATATACACTCAAATACCTTTGTCTGGATATATAAAAAGGCAACAGACTACTTGCCATGGCAACACCAAGCATTCCAAGTCACCAGCCTCTTTGAGGATCTTTAAGACAACTGGGATGCTCCAATTAAAGAAAAGAGAATCCTGGACTCTGACACCCTCTCCCTAGCTCAACAACTTGCCCCCACTGTGGTATAACTTGCGCCTCCAGGATTGGTCTGTTAAGTCACCTCCTTATCATTTAGAAGTGAGCTTTGATTCATTGCTAGTCCAATACATCTGCCTGAATCCAACATGACCTTCTGCTGGCTCACTGTATTGTGATGCACATTGGGATGTTCCGGTGCCTTTTTGTCCTGTTTGGGTTGAGCTGGCACATTGCTTCTTCCAGACAATCATGTCCACCATCCTGGCTCTCTGCCCTGGAGTTGccttatacactatatacacacaagtatgtggacaccccttcaaattagtggattctgctatttcagccagacccgttgctgacaggtgtatacaatcgagcacacagccatggaatctccatagacaaacattggcagtagaatggccttactgaagagctcagtgacttttaaatggcatcgtcataggatgccacctttccaacaagtcagttcatcaaatttctgccttgctagagctgccctggtcaactgtgagtgctgttattgtgaagtggaaatgtctaggagcaacaacatctCAGCcgtaaagtggtaggccacacaagctcacagaaccggaCCACCAGGTGCTGAAATTTGTCAAatttgtctgtcctcggtttcaACGCTCACTCCCGAGTTCCaaaatgcctctggaagcaacgtcagcacaagaactgttcattgggagctccatgaaatgggtttccatggccgagcagccgcacacaagcctaagatcaccatgcgtaatgctAAGTGTTGGCTGgattggtgtaaagctcactgccattgaactctggagcagtggaaacttgttctctggactgatgaatcacgcttcaccatctggcagtcaaatctgggtttggcggatggcaGCCaaatagtgccaactataaagtttgctACCTGCCCAAATTGTGCCagctataaagtttggtggaggaggaataatggtcttggcCTGTTTTTTTAGTCTCCTTaggtccagtgaagggaaatctttacgctacagcatacaatgacattctagacggttctgtgctttcaactttgtggcaacagtatggggaaggccctttcctgtttcaggatAACAATGCCCTCATGCCCACAGAGggccatacagaaatgatttgtcgagatcggtgtagaagaacttgactggcccacACAGAGTCCTGAGCTCAACCCCGTCGAAcaccttttgggatgaattgaaacgctGACTGCCATCCAGGTctgatcgcccaacatcagtgtccgacctcactaactccatgttaatgcctatgattttggaatcgGATGTTCGAAGGgctggtgtccacatatttttggtaaTGTATATTGACTTTGTGACATCATGGTGTATGGGGAGGATGCAAACACACATGACTAGCACATAAGGCATGTGAACCAACACAACCTGACACTCATTGAAGAGAAATGCCATAAACTTAGTGGGCCTTCACATGTAATAGGAATTGCACTTCTCCAATGTCAATGCAATGGGCTTCCGAGTGGTGCAGTgctctaaggcactgtatctcagtgctagaggcgtcactacagaccctggttcaattccaggctgtatcacaaccggcagtgattgggagtcccatagggcggcgcacaattggcccagcgtcgtccggggtaggggtaggccgtcattgtaaatacgaatttgttattaactgacttgcctagttaaataaaggtaaaataaaaaacaacatcCTGAATCTCCCAGAACTGTCCTCAATAGGCCCACTCCACCATAAGCCCCACTTGCAGTTACAACAGGCAGAGACACCATAGAACTGGACTGTCACATGTCATGTGTCcaacagccaaaataaatgccATCTGGAAAGTGCTGATGTGCATTGCCTTCTTATGTACATATTTTGCTGCCTCCCATGGCTGGCCAGACCATTTGACACCTGAACTGGACTTGCATGTGAAGAATGAGCTCTCATGCTGGGGTGACTTATGCATTGGTCTGGGAAACTGTGCAGTAATCCCAACATCCCTTTTAAGACATATGCCTATACACAAAAGGCACAGTAGGATGGCAAAATGTGTTGCATGTGATAGTTTATGGCGGCTGAAGATTTACTGTGAGatggtgtttttgttttatttcttttttttttattgcaaaTTAGTGGGTAGATCacctttaatattgcagatagattgtagcttccatcaatgtaattgtctgcatcacttccaatccactatatatatataaaaaaatacatacatacttacagttgaagtcggaaatgtacatataccttagccaaatacatttaaaatcagtgtttcacaattcctgacatttaatcagagtaaaacaTCTCTGTTTttaggtaagttaggatcaccactttattttaagaatgtgaaatgtcagaataatagtacagtgatttatttcagcttttatttctttcatcacattcccagtgggtcataagtttacatacactcgattagtatttggtagcattgcctttaaattgtttaacttgggtcaaacatttagggtagccttccacaataagttgggtgaattttggcccgttcctcctgacagagctggtgtaactgagtcaggtttgtaggcctccttgctcgcacacactttttcagttctgcccacaaatgttctataggattgaggtcagggctttgtgatggccactccaataccttgactttgttgtccttaagccattttgtttggaagtatgctcggggtcattgtccatttggaagacccatttgcgaccaagctttaacttcttgactgatgtcttgagatattgcttcaatatatccacataattgtccaacctcatgatgccatctattttgtgaagtgcaccagtcccttctgcagcaaagcacccccacaacatgatgctgccacctccgtgcttcacggttgggatgtgttcttcaacttgcaagcctccccctttttcctccaaacataacgatggtcattatggccaaacggttctatttttgtttcatcagaccagaggatatttctccaaaaagtacaatctttgtccccatgtgcagttgcaaaacgtagtctggctttttcaatGGCGGATTtagagctgtggcttcttccttgctgagtggcctttcagtttatgtcgatataggactcgttttactgtggatatacagtggggcaaaaaagtatttagtcagccaccaattgtgcaagttctcccacttaaaaagatgagaggcctgtaattttcatcataggtacaattcaactatgacagacaaaatgagaaaaaaaatccagaaaatcacattgtaggatttttaatgaatttatttgtaaattatgatggaaaataagtatttggtcaataacaaaagtgtatctcaatgctttgttatataccctttgttggcaatgacagaggtcaaactttttctgtaagtcttcacaaggttttcacacactgttgctggtattttggcccattcctccatgcagatctcctctagagcagtgatgtttcggggctgttgctgggcaacacggactttcaactccctccaaagattttctatggggttgagatctggagactggctaggccactccaggaccttgaaatgcttcttacgaagccactccttcgttgcccaggcggtgtgtttgggatcattgtcatgctgaaagacccagccacgtttaatcttcaatgcccttgctgatggaaggagg
Coding sequences within it:
- the LOC112218347 gene encoding apoptosis-inducing factor 3 isoform X1, producing the protein MSGRPHCSELLDVDPDEASEELTEVVCLESELKDGQMMEVEVGLHNVLLVRSEGIYSAIGNQCTHYGAPLSKGVLSGHRVRCPWHGACFNIQTGDLEEYPGMDCLPCHTVKVENNKVYVSVNKKAARQTKRIKSMGSRVEGVIHTILLLGGGSASLVCAETLRQENFGGRIIMVTRDNLLPYDKTRLSKVMNVEDDSILLRRMEFFHKHDIEVWLRKEAMSLDTEKKKVTFDDGSVQSYDQLLISTGCRAKGLECPGKDLENVKMLETPEDARQIHVACMGCHIVIVGTSFVGMEVASYMTDKASSITVIGSSELPYQKTLGPEIGKVTMMMLAEKDVAFYMNDNVSEVRGENGKVKEVVLKSGTVIPADVLIVGIGVIPNSEFLQGTPIAMDSKSSVIVDKCMRTNVLEVFCGGDLATFPLTMAKDQRVNIGHWQMAQAHGRVAALNMLNIPTELNSVPYYWTVLLGKNIRYTGYGEGYTDIVVKGKVEEQKFLAFYIKDDEVIAAASLNYDPAVSAVAERFAAGNTITKKEAESDDLRWLKLKLS
- the LOC112218347 gene encoding apoptosis-inducing factor 3 isoform X2, whose product is MSGRPHCSELLDVDPDEASEELTEVVCLESELKDGQMMEVEVGLHNVLLVRSEGIYSAIGNQCTHYGAPLSKGVLSGHRVRCPWHGACFNIQTGDLEEYPGMDCLPCHTVKVENNKVYVSVNKKAARQTKRIKSMGSRVEGVIHTILLLGGGSASLVCAETLRQENFGGRIIMVTRDNLLPYDKTRLSKVMNVEDDSILLRRMEFFHKHDIEVWLRKEAMSLDTEKKKVTFDDGSVQSYDQLLISTGCRAKGLECPGKDLENVKMLETPEDARQIHVACMGCHIVIVGTSFVGMEVASYMTDKASSITVIGSSELPYQKTLGPEIGKVTMMMLAEKDVAFYMNDNVSEVRGENGKVKEVVLKSGTVIPADVLIVGIGVIPNSEFLQGTPIAMDSKSSVIVDKCMRTNVLEVFCGGDLATFPLTMAKDQRVNIGHWQMAQAHGRVAALNMLNIPTELNSVPYYWTVLLGKNIRYTGYGEGYTDIVVKGKVEEQKFLAFYIKSDDLRWLKLKLS